TCGTCGATATGGGCGATGCGGATATCGTGCATACGGACACGCTGGCGAGCCATGCCAATATCCGCGTGGGCGTCGAGGCGGCGCTGAAAGCCGGGGCGCTGCCGGTGGTGATCGGCGGCGACCACTCGGTGAACATCCCCTGTCTCGAGGCCTATGAGGGGCACGCGCCGTTCCATCTGCTCCAGATCGACGCGCATCTGGATTTCGTCGACGAGCGCCACGGGGTGACGCGCGGCCATGGCAACCCGATGCGGCGGGCGGCGGAGAAACCCTGGATCTCGGGGCTGACGCAGGTGGGGATCCGCAATGTCAGCTCCACCGCGAAGGAGGGATATGACGATGCCCGCGCGATGGGCTCGGATATCCTCTCGGTGCGCCAGGCGCGCGGGCTGGGCGCGGACGGCGTGGCGGCGCGTGTGCCGAAAGGCGCGCCGGTCTATATCACCATCGACATCGACGGGTTCTGCCCGTCGATCGCGCCGGGCACCGGCACGCCCTCGCATGGCGGGTTTCTCTATTACGAGGTGCTGGAGATCCTCCAGATCGTCGCACGCGAGCACGAGATCGTCGGCATCGACCTGGTGGAGGTGGCGCCCGATTACGACCCGACGGGATCGACCGCCATTCTGGCGGCGCAACTGTTGATGAACCTGCTGGGATTCGTGTTTCACGCCCGATCCATGCGCTGACCCACCCGTTTCATCGGCGGGGATGGGCGCATTGGCAAGGTTGCGCTTGCGCGAACACCCGCTCTGCGGGAAGCTGAAGGCGAGCAGTACCGGACATCAGAGAGCCCAAGGCCCATGTCGCTTCCCCTCGCCGGCGTCACCATCGTCGATTTCAGCCGGATTCTCTCCGGCCCCTATGCCACCATGATCCTCGCCGATCTCGGCGCGGTCGTGATCAAGGTCGAGCGCCCCGGGCGCGGCGACGGTGCCCGCGCGCTGCCGCCGCTGAAGGACGGCAAGAGCGGCTTTTTCGCCGCGATCAACCGGGGCAAGCGCTCCATCGCGCTGGATCTGGAGGCGGAGGCCGACCGTAGCCTGCTCGACCGGCTGCTGGACCGCGCCGATGTGCTGGTGGAGAATTTCCGCCCCGGCGTCATGGCGCGGCACGGGCTCGACTGGGAGGCGCTGCGGCCCCGCCTGCCCCGGCTGATCTATGCCTCGGTGAGCGGCTACGGCCAGACCGGGCCGGATGCGAAACGCCCCGCCTACGATGCCGTGGTGCAGGCGCGCGGCGGGCTCATGGGGCTGACCGGCACAGCCGACGCGCCGGCACGGGCGGGCAGCTCGGTGGGCGATCTGGCGGGCGGCATGTTCCTCGTGCAGGGCATCCTCGCCGCGCTTTACGACCGCGAAAAGACCGGGCGCGGACGGCGGGTCGATATCGGGCTGCTCGACGCGCAGCTTGCGTTGATGGAACAGGCCGTGCCGCAGACCGCGCTCGGCCCCGCGCCGCAGGCCTCCGGCACACGTCACCCGGCGCTGGCACCCTGCGAGGCGGTGGCGGCCTCCGACGGGCCCTTCATGCTCGCCGCCGGGACCGACGCGCAGTTCGAGCGGCTCTGCCTCGCGCTGCAACTGCCGCTGGCCGAGGATCCGCGCTTTGCCGACAATGCCGCGCGGCTCGCCCATGTCCGGCTGCTGAAACGGCTGATCGAGGCCGCCACGCTGGAACATCCGCGCTCGCACTGGCTGTCCAGGCTCACCGCCGCCGGCGTGCCCTGCGCCCCGATCCAGAGCATGGAGCAGGTGATGAAGGATCCGCAGCTTCTGTCGCGCAACATGATCGTCGATGTGCTCGACCGTTACGGGCGCGCCAGCTTCAAGGCCGCCGGCAATCCGATCAAGATGTCTGAGATGGAGGACCGCCCGGCCCGGCCCGCCGCCCCGGAGCTCGACGGAAACCGCGCCGATATCCTGCGCTGGCTGGGCGCGGACTGACGCGGACGGTGCGCATCCGGTCGTTTCCCGGCAGCCCTCCCGCGTCAGGTGCAATAGTCTCGGACGGGCGCAACAGGACACGTCATGACCCAGGATCCCCTCGTCGTCTTCACCCCCTCGGGCAAGCGCGGCCGCTTTGCCGCCGGCACCCCCGTGCTGACCGCCGCGCGGCAGCTCGGTGTCGATCTCGATTCCGTCTGCGGCGGGCGCGGCATCTGTTCGAAATGCCAGGTGGTGCCGGGCTTCGGCGACTTTCCGAAACACGGCATCCATTCCGGCGAAGACGCGCTCTCGGGCTGGAACACCGTCGAGGCGCGCTATGACGAAAAGCGTGGCCTGCCGCCCGGACGACGGCTGAGCTGTCAGGCGCAGATCCTCGGCGATGTGGTGATCGACGTGCCGCCGGAAAGCCAGGTGCACCGGCAGGTGGTGCGCAAGGCGGCCTCGGCGCGGGTCATCGAGATGGACCCGGCGACGCGGCTCTACTACATCGAGGTCGAGGCGCCGGACATGCACGAGCCGACCGGCGATCTCGAACGCATCGCGCGGGCGCTGAAGGCGCAATGGGGCATCGAAAAGATATCCACAGAGTTTTCCACACTTGCCTCCCTGCAACCTATCCTGCGCAAAGGCGACTGGAAAATCACCGTCGCCCTGCACAAAACCGATATTTCCGCCGATCCGCGCCTCATTGCCGCCTGGCCCGGGCTGCACGAGGCGGGGATCTACGGGCTGGCGATCGACCTCGGCTCCACCACCATCGCCGCGCATCTGACCAATCTCGACAGCGGCGATGTGGTCGCTTCCTCGGGGATCATGAATCCGCAGATCCGCTTTGGCGAGGATCTGATGAGCCGGGTGTCCTATGCGATGATGAATCCCGGCGGCGATGCCGAGATGACCGCCGCCGTGCGCGAGGCGATTTCGACCCTGGCCAGCGAGATCGCGCGCGAGGCCGGCATCGACCCGGCGCTGATCCTCGAGACGGTGTTCGTCTGCAATCCGGTGATGCATCACCTGCTGCTGGGCATCGACCCGGTGGAGCTGGGACAGGCGCCCTTTGCGCTCGCCACCTCCTCGGCGCTCAATCTCACCGCCGCCGATCTGGGGCTGACCACCCTGCCCGCCTCGGCGCAGGTCTATATCCTGCCTTGCATCGCCGGCCATGTCGGCGCCGATGCCGCCGCCGTGGCGCTGTCGGAGCAGCCCGGCAAATCCGAAGACCTCGTGCTCATCGTCGATGTCGGCACCAATGCCGAGATCCTGCTGGGCGACAAGACCCGGGTGCTGGCCTGTTCCTCGCCCACCGGCCCCGCCTTCGAGGGTGCGCAGATCAGTTCCGGCCAGCGCGCCGCCGCCGGCGCCATCGAGGCGGTGCGCATCGACCCCGAGACCAAGGAGCCGCGGTTCCGCATCATCGGCAGCAAGTTCTGGTCGGACGAGCGTGGCTTTGCCAAGGCGGTGGCGCGCAGCGGCATCACCGGGATCTGCGGCTCGGGCATCATCGAGGCGGTGGCCGAGATGCGCATGGCAGGCGTCTTGGACGCCTCGGGGCTGATCGGCTCGGCGGAGCAGACCGGCAGCGCGCGCTGTATCGCCGAAGGGCGCACCCATGCCTATGTGCTGCATGACGGGCGCGCCACCGGCGGGCCGCTGATCACCGTGACCCAGGGCGATATCCGCGCCATCCAGCTGGCGAAATCGGCGCTTTATGCGGGCGCGCGGCTGCTGATGGACACGCGCGGCGTCGACAAGGTCGACCGGGTGGTGCTCGCGGGCGCTTTCGGCGCGCATATCTCGCCGCTGCATGCCATGGTGCTGGGGATGATCCCCGATGTGCCGCTCGACAAGGTAACCTCGGCGGGCAATGCCGCCGGCACCGGCGCGCGGATCGCGCTTTGCAACCTCGCCGCGCGGCGGCAGATCGAGGCGGATGTGGGCGCCATCACCAAGGTCGAGACCGCCATCGAGCCGCGCTTTCAGGAGCATTTCGTCGCCGCCAACGCCATCCCCCACGCCACCGATCCTTTCCCGGAACTGGCGCGCGAGGTGACGCTGCCGCAGGTCGGGTTCAAGAAGGGCGACGAGGGTGGCGGACGCCGCCGGCGGCGCCGGGCGTAACTGCGCTGTCCGCAAACCGACTTGACGGGGGCAGCGGCGCCCGACAGAGCAGCAGCGCGCGGCACCGGGGACACGCTCGAAGTGGCAACACGAATTCGTCGGTTGCGCCAGACGCCCCGGCATGCTTCCTGCGCAACGGAAACCCGGAGATCCCGCCATGCTGCGCCGCCTCTATGACTGGACGATGTCGCTCGCCGATCATCCGCGGGCGCTCTGGGCGCTGGCCGCGGTGTCCTTCATCGAGGCCTCGGTCTTTCCGATCCCGCCCGACGTGCTGATGATCCCGATGGTGCTCGCCGCACCGCGCCGGGCCTGGCTGATCGCGCTGGTGGCGACCGTGTCGTCGGTGCTGGGCGGGCTCGCGGGCTATGGCATCGGGCATTTCTTCTTCGAGGGGCTGGGCCGGCCGATCCTCGAGACGCTCGGCAAGGCCGATCACATGGAAGCGTTCAACGCGCGCTTCAACGGCGTGGGCTTCTGGGCCGTGCTGATCGCGGGCGTCACCCCCTTCCCGTTCAAGGTGATCACCATCATGTCGGGCTGGACGGCGATGCCGCTCGGCACCTTTGTGGTCACTGCCATTGTGGCGCGCGCCATCCGCTTCTTTATCGTGGCAGGTCTGCTCTGGGGCTTCGGCGCGCCGGTGCGCGACTTCATCGAGCGTCGGCTGGGCCTCGTCTTCACCCTCTTCGTGCTGCTCCTCTTGGGCGGCTTCTACCTCGTGAGGTATCTTTGAAACGCTCCCGCACGCTCCTCGTTCTGCTCGCCGCCGCCGGCTCCGCCGCGGTGCTGCTGGGCGCCTTCGGCTTTCAGTATCTGGGCGGTCTGCCGCCCTGCAAGCTCTGCCTCTGGCAGCGCTGGCCGCATGCCGCCGCCGTGCTCTTCGGCGCCGGCGCGCTGGCCACACGCGGACCTGCCATGCCGCTTCTGGGCGCGCTGTCGGCGGCGACCAGCGGTGGCATCGGGGTCTATCACACCGGAGTCGAGCGCGGCTGGTGGCCGGGGCCGGACAGCTGCACCGCCTCGGGTCAGATCACCGGCATCAGCGCCGACGATCTGCTCAACCAGATCATGAGCGCCGAAATCCAGCGCTGCGACGAGGTGCTGTGGGATCTGTTCGGCCTGTCGATGGCAAGCTGGAACGCCATTGTCAGCCTGGTGCTGGTGGCGCTGTGGCTCGCCGCCGCCGCACGGAGCGCGCGCCGGGGCTGAACGCGCGGGAGCGGTGGGCAGATTGCCCACCCTACGGCGATCAAGAGACGCCACGGCCCCATCAATGAGGCCCCGGATCAGGTCCAGTGCGGAAGCACCGAAGGGTGGGCCGTTTGCCCACCCTTTTTTACGCTCTCGTCACAATTCCCCGGCAAAAGCGCCCTCAACCAAAGTTGCAGGGCACGGATACTGCACCTTCCGGCCCATGGCAGCTGTCGACCCGCACCGTCAGATCGGTCTCCGAGGCAGGGGCACACCCCGCTGCCGCGTCATAACCCAAGGAGACATCACATGACCAAGATCCTCGCCGCCGCCCTCGCCGCGCTCACCCTTACCGCGCCCGCCATGGCCTCGCCCGATGTCGATGCCGACACCGCCGCCAAGGTCCGCGAAAAGCTCACCGCCGAGGGCTATGAGGTCCGCAGGATCGACAATGAGGACGGCATGATCGAGGTCTATGCGCTGAAAGACGGCGCGCGGCTGGAACTCTATCTCGACGCCGAACTGAACGTCGTCCGCTCCAAGACCGACGATTGAGCCATGCGCACGGCCCCGGCGCATCGCTCCGGGGCCGCTGCACAAAGCCACAAAGGAGCGTCGCCATGACCCGCCACCCCATCTGGGACCCGCTGCTGCGGGTGTTCCACTGGAGCCTCGCCGGGCTCTTCACCGCCAACGCCTTTTTCACCGACGAAGAGAGCGCCACCCATGAATGGGTCGGCTATGCCATCGGCGGGCTGCTCGCGCTGCGCCTGCTCTGGGGCTTTGTCGGCCCGCATTCCGCGCGCTTTGCCAGTTTCCTGCCCAACCGCGCCCGCATTCGCGGCCAGCTCACCGACATGGCCACAGGCCGCCGCCGGGTGCATCTGATGCACACGCCCATCGGCGCGCTGATGATCTACAACCTGCTGCTGACCCTCGCCGGCATCGTCGCCACCGGGGTGATGATGACCACGACCATGTTCTGGGGCATCGGCTGGGTCGAGGAGATGCATGAGGTTCTGGTCGGCTGGGCCGAGATCTCGGTGCTGCTGCATGTGGCCGCCGTGGTCTTCGAAAGCCTGCGCACCGGGGTGAACCTGCCCGGCGCGATGATTACGGGTGTCAAAAACGTGCCGGATGGGGCAAATATCGAGGCATGACCACCGCCACACCGACCGGAGCCGAGCGCTCCGCCCCGCTTGTCGGGCTGATCGCCGTGCAGATCCTCTGCGCGGCCTTCTTCCTTTTCGATGTCGCCAAGGACGGCATCGAGATCGGCTGGCCACCGTTTACCCACTGGGAATTCGTGGTCGAGCTGCTGGCGGCGCTGTCGCTGATCGCGGCGGTGGCGGTCGAGCTGCGCTGGCTGATGGCGCTCCTGCGGCGCAAGGCGCATCTGGAGCGGCAGCTCTCGCTGGCCGCCGGCGCCTTTCACGACATCGTTGCGGCGCAGTTCGAAAGCTGGGGGCTGACGCCCTCGGAACAGGATGTGGCGATGCTGACGCTCAAGGGGCTGGCCATCGCCGAGATCGCCGAAATCCGCGGCTCGGCGGAGGGAACGGTGAAATCCCACCTCAACGGCATCTACCGCAAGGCCGGGGTGACCGGGCGCGGCGCCTTCCTCAGCCTCTTCATCGAAGAGCTCATGTCCACCCCCAGGAGCGCCCCGCCAGAAGGCGCGTGACAGCGCCACCGCGCTCTGGCATGACGGGCGCCATGACCAATCGGCTCGCGATCTGGATCGGCCTGATCGTCGTCGCAGCACTGGCGGCGGATATCTGGCTTTATGGCTCGGAACACCTGCTGTTTCTGGGCCGCAAACTGTTCGTCCTGCTCGATTGGCTGGCCTTCTGGCACTGAGGCCCGGCGCATGACCGGGCAGCGGATACGGCGCAGGTTGACTTAGTGTCGGCAACCTGATGACCTGCCGGCATCAGCCGGATACCGAACAGCGAGGAGATATCCATGACCGTCAAAGTCGCCATCAACGGCTTCGGGCGCATCGGGCGCAATGTGTTGCGCGCAATCATCGAATCGGGCCGCACCGATATCGAGGTGATCGCCATCAACGACCTCGGCCCGGTCGAGACCAACGCCCACCTGCTGCAATTCGACAGCGTGCATGGCCGCTTCCCCGTCGAGGTGAAGGTCGACGGCGACACCATCGACGTGGGCCGCGGCCCGATCAAGATCACCGCGATCCGCGACCCCAAGGAACTGCCCTGGGGCGATGTCGACGTGGCGCTGGAATGCACCGGGATCTTCACCGCCCGCGAAAAGGCGGCGCTGCATCTGGAGAACGGCTCCAAGCGGGTTCTGGTCTCGGCGCCGGCCTCGGGTGCCGACAAGACCATCGTCTTCGGCGTCAATGACAGCGCGCTGACCAGCGACGATGTCGTCGTGTCGAACGCCTCCTGCACCACCAACTGCCTGTCGCCGGTGGCCAAGGTGCTGAACGATGCCATCGGCATCGAAAAGGGCTTCATGACCACGATCCACAGCTATACCGGCGACCAGCCGACGCTGGACACGATGCACAAGGATCTCTACCGCGCCCGCGCCGCGGCGATGTCGATGATCCCGACCTCCACCGGCGCCGCCAAGGCCGTGGGCCTCGTGCTGCCGGAGCTCAATGGCAAGCTCGACGGGGTGGCGATCCGGGTGCCGACGCCGAATGTCTCGGTGGTGGATCTGGTCTTCGAGGCCAAGAAGAGCACGACCGTGGAAGAGATCAACGACGCGATCCGCACCGCCGCCAACGGCCCGCTCAAGGGCGTTCTGGGCTATACGGACAAGAAACTCGTGTCCTCGGATTTCAACCACGACTCGCACAGCTCGGTCTTCCACACCGACCAGACCAAGGTGATGGAGGGCAGCATGTGCCGGATCCTGACCTGGTACGACAACGAATGGGGTTTCTCCAACCGCATGGGCGATACCGCCGTGGCGATCGGCAAGCTGATCTGATCATCCGTCGCTTTGACGACGCAGGCAATTTCGAGGGGCGGGGCCGGAACAGGCCCCGCCCCTAGTCTTTCAGCGCTTCGCGTGCGGCGGCATAGCCCTGTCTCGCGCCCTGCTCCACCGAGTGCCCCGCCTGGTGCGACGGCAGCATCTGCACTGTCACCGGCGTGGGCGGCGGAATGGCCCGTCGCAGTGAGGCCGGGCTGCTGGCCGGCGCGCGCATGCCATTGCCAAGATCGGAGCGGCGCTGCGGCAGGGCGCCGGCTGTCCGGATGTCCATCCTGTCACCTCCTGAAAAACACGGCATTAACGTTAATGCTGAAAGGTTGCGAAGACCTTACCTGCCCAGGGTTCCGGCGGGCCGATAACGCCGCCATGCAAAACATGCAGGCCGGGGTTGGGTTTTCGGAAGTTGTGCTGCGGCGCAGCATTCCCCAGGTTAGCGCCAACAGAAACCGAAGGCGACCCAAGGAGAGAGACATGACCCGCCTTTACGAAACCCTCCGTGACCGGCTCGACCGCCGGACCCGTTACCGCCGCACCCTGCGCGAGCTGCGCAGCCTGCCGCTCGACACGGCGCTGGATCTCGACATCTATCAGGGCGATGCCCGGCGTATCGCCAGCGAAGCCGTCTACGGCCGGAGCGCATGACACTCGGGCCCGGGCCACACCCCGGCCGACTCTAAGGGGTGCCCCAGAGACCACTATGGTCGGGGCGCTCCGGCGCGCCAGCGTTCGGAAAGCAGCAACAATCATCACTTACTGTTTCCGGATAGACCGCAAAGCCGCCATTCCCGCCGCCTCGCGGCAACTCTTTTTCCGCCCAAATCGCGCCGTGATTGACCTTTGCCCCCTGTTTCCGGTAAAAGCCGCCGCATCGGGATCGTACATGCACGAACCGCAGGGCCATCCGGGCCCGATCCCAGACCAGATGCGCGGGCCCAGTCTTAGTGTCCGCACCCAAATCGGACACCTATGACAAAGTTTTCTGACCTCAATCTGAACCCGAAAGTCCTGAAAGCCATCGAGGAGGCGGGCTATGAAAGCCCCACCCCGATCCAGGAAGGCGCGATCCCCTCCGCGCTCGAGGGCAAGGACGTGCTGGGTATCGCCCAGACCGGCACCGGCAAGACCGCCAGCTTCACCCTGCCGATGATCACCCTGCTGGCCCGTGGCCGCGCCCGCGCGCGCATGCCGCGCAGCCTGGTGCTCTGCCCGACGCGCGAGCTTGCCGCGCAGGTGGCCGAGAATTTCGACATCTACGCCAAGCATGTGAAGCTCACCAAGGCGCTGCTGATCGGCGGCGTCAGCTTCAAGGAGCAGGATGCGCTGATCGACAAGGGCGTCGATGTGCTGATCGCCACCCCGGGCCGGCTGCTCGACCATTTCGAGCGCGGCAAGCTGCTGCTCACCGGCGTGCAGATCATGGTGGTGGACGAGGCCGACCGCATGCTCGACATGGGGTTCATCCCCGATATCGAACGCATCTTCTCGCTGACGCCCTTCACCCGCCAGACGCTGTTCTTCTCCGCCACCATGGCGCCGGAGATCGAGCGCATCACCAACACCTTCCTCTCCGCCCCCGCGCGGATCGAGGTCGCGCGTCAGGCCACTGCCTCGGAGACGATCGAACAGGGCGCGGTGTTCTTCAAGGCGTCGCGCCGTGACCGCGAGGGCAGCGAGAAGCGCCGTGTGCTGCGCGAGCTGATCGAGCGTGAGGGCGAGGCCTGCACCAACGCCATCGTCTTCTGCAACCGCAAGGTCGATGTGGATGTGGTGGCGAAGTCGCTGAAGAAATACGGCTATAACGCCGAGCCGATCCATGGCGATCTCGACCAGAGCCAGCGCACCAGGACGCTGGATGGCTTCCGCGACGGCTCGATCCGGCTGCTGATCGCCTCGGATGTGGCGGCGCGCGGGCTGGATGTTCCCAGCGTCAGCCATGTGTTCAATTTCGACGTGCCGAGCCATGCCGAAGACTATGTGCACCGCATCGGCCGCACCGGCCGCGCCGGGCGCGAGGGCAAGGCCTTTACCATCGTCGTGCCGAAGGACGAGAAGAACTTCGAAGACGTGGAAAAGCTGCTCGAAAAAGAGATCCCCCGCGTCGAACTGCCGAGTGCGCCGAAACCCAAGGCGTCCGCCAAGCAGGATGTGGCCGAGGAGCCCGCGGCTGCGGCGCCCGAAAAGGCCGATAAAGGCGAGAAGAAAAGCACCCGCTCGCGGTCGCGCAAATCCGACAAGCCGGCGCAGGAAAAGCCCGCGCGGCGCTCGGAGCGGAACGACAACAATGTCGTCGGCATGGGCGATCACATGCCCGAGTTCATCGCGCTGAGCTTCGAGGAACGCCGCGCCAGCTGAGGCGGGCGTTTCCGGGGCGCGCGCTTGCTGCGCCCTACTTCTTCGAAGCAGGTCTTACCAGACACGAAAAAAGGGCGGGCCCGAAAGCCCGCCCTTTTTGCAGTCTTATAAGGGGGATCAGTCGCGCAGCACAGCCATGCTGCTCTCTTCCCAGCCGATCCAGACTGGCGCCTCGCCCACCGACTGGCCGGTATCCGCATCCACATAGGCCTTGAGCGTCGCGCCCTGCGCCTCTTCCACCAGCAGATCCAGCGCCATGCGGCTGCCGAGGAAGGTCTTGCCGACCACCCTGCCCTGCACCGCGTTCGCCGTCGCCGGGCGCTCGGCGTGAAAGCCCAGCCGCTCCAGACGCACCGAGGCGGTGATCGGCGTGCCCGCCTGCGGCACGCCACCCGGCGCATGGCCGCGCAGGGTCTGGCCGAACCAGTCCATCACCACCGCGCCGCCCTCGGTGCCGCGCAGCTCGCCGGTGAGCAGGTTCGTCTCGCCGATGAACTCTGCCACAAAGCGGCTCGCGGGATGGAAATAGAGCTCTTCGGGCGTGCCGTCCTGTTCCACCTTACCCTTGTTCATCACCACGATGCGGTCGGACATGGTCAGCGCCTCTTCCTGATCGTGGGTCACGAAGAAGAAGGTCTTGCTGGTGCGGCGCTGGATGCTTTTCAGTTCCTGCTGCACCTGCCCGCGCAGTTTCGCATCGAGCGCGCCCAGCGGCTCGTCGAGCAGCAGGAGCGCCGGATCGGGCGCCAGCGCCCGGGCCAGCGCCACACGCTGCCGCTGCCCGCCGGAAAGCTGCGCCGGGTAGCGGTCGCCATAGGCGTCGAGCTCGAGAAAGGACATGATCTCGTCCTGCCGGCGGCGAATTTCGGGTTTGCTCATCCCCTTCAGCTCCAGCCCGAAGGAGATGTTCTGCCGCACGGTCATATGCGGAAACAGCGCGTAATCCTGAAACACCATGTTCACCTGGCGTTTCTCCGGCGGCAGACGGGTCACATCGGTGCCGTCGAGGATGACGCTGCCCGAGCTCGGCTGCTCGAACCCGCCGAGAATGCGCAGCGTGGTGGACTTGCCGCAGCCCGACGGGCCGAGGAAGGTGACGAATTCGCCGCGGGCGATATCGAGGGTGAGATCGTCCAGCGCCGTGGTGTCGCCGAAATGCTTGGAGACGTTCTGGATGCGGACGAGCGCGTCTGAGGTCATGGCTCAGGACTCCTTGTTCATGCGGCGGGTAAAGCGCTCGGCCCAAACGCCGACAACGGCGGTCAGGACCAGCGCCGCCGTGGCGATGGCGTTGATCTCGGGCGACATGCCCGATTTCAGCTTGGCGAAGATCAGCACCGGCAGGGTCGGCTCGTAGCCGCCGAGGAAGAAGGAGCGGACGAAATCGTCGAAGCTGAGCAGAAGGCAGAAGATGCTCGCCCCCATGATCGCGGGGATCAGATAGGGCAGCGAGATGCGCAGGAAGGCGATGAGCGGGTCGGCGCCCAGATCGCGCGCCGCCTCGATCTGGCTTTTCGGCAGGGTCGAGAGCCGCGCCATGACCACAAGCACAACAAAGGGCACGTTATGCACCGCATGGGCCCAGACGATGGCGCCCATGCCGGGCTCGATGCCGAGATAGCGGGCATAGATGCGGAAGGCGATGGCCGAGATGATCCCCGGCACCAGCGCCGGCAGCACGGTCATGCCGAAGATCGCCGCGCGGCCCCAGAACTTGCGCCCTTCCAGCAGCACCGCGATCCAGGTGCCGACAAAGACCGAAATCAGCGTCGACAGCACCGCGATCCCGACC
The window above is part of the Salipiger abyssi genome. Proteins encoded here:
- a CDS encoding helix-turn-helix transcriptional regulator; translated protein: MTTATPTGAERSAPLVGLIAVQILCAAFFLFDVAKDGIEIGWPPFTHWEFVVELLAALSLIAAVAVELRWLMALLRRKAHLERQLSLAAGAFHDIVAAQFESWGLTPSEQDVAMLTLKGLAIAEIAEIRGSAEGTVKSHLNGIYRKAGVTGRGAFLSLFIEELMSTPRSAPPEGA
- a CDS encoding disulfide bond formation protein B, with product MKRSRTLLVLLAAAGSAAVLLGAFGFQYLGGLPPCKLCLWQRWPHAAAVLFGAGALATRGPAMPLLGALSAATSGGIGVYHTGVERGWWPGPDSCTASGQITGISADDLLNQIMSAEIQRCDEVLWDLFGLSMASWNAIVSLVLVALWLAAAARSARRG
- a CDS encoding DEAD/DEAH box helicase; the encoded protein is MTKFSDLNLNPKVLKAIEEAGYESPTPIQEGAIPSALEGKDVLGIAQTGTGKTASFTLPMITLLARGRARARMPRSLVLCPTRELAAQVAENFDIYAKHVKLTKALLIGGVSFKEQDALIDKGVDVLIATPGRLLDHFERGKLLLTGVQIMVVDEADRMLDMGFIPDIERIFSLTPFTRQTLFFSATMAPEIERITNTFLSAPARIEVARQATASETIEQGAVFFKASRRDREGSEKRRVLRELIEREGEACTNAIVFCNRKVDVDVVAKSLKKYGYNAEPIHGDLDQSQRTRTLDGFRDGSIRLLIASDVAARGLDVPSVSHVFNFDVPSHAEDYVHRIGRTGRAGREGKAFTIVVPKDEKNFEDVEKLLEKEIPRVELPSAPKPKASAKQDVAEEPAAAAPEKADKGEKKSTRSRSRKSDKPAQEKPARRSERNDNNVVGMGDHMPEFIALSFEERRAS
- a CDS encoding cytochrome b/b6 domain-containing protein — translated: MTRHPIWDPLLRVFHWSLAGLFTANAFFTDEESATHEWVGYAIGGLLALRLLWGFVGPHSARFASFLPNRARIRGQLTDMATGRRRVHLMHTPIGALMIYNLLLTLAGIVATGVMMTTTMFWGIGWVEEMHEVLVGWAEISVLLHVAAVVFESLRTGVNLPGAMITGVKNVPDGANIEA
- a CDS encoding ASKHA domain-containing protein, whose amino-acid sequence is MTQDPLVVFTPSGKRGRFAAGTPVLTAARQLGVDLDSVCGGRGICSKCQVVPGFGDFPKHGIHSGEDALSGWNTVEARYDEKRGLPPGRRLSCQAQILGDVVIDVPPESQVHRQVVRKAASARVIEMDPATRLYYIEVEAPDMHEPTGDLERIARALKAQWGIEKISTEFSTLASLQPILRKGDWKITVALHKTDISADPRLIAAWPGLHEAGIYGLAIDLGSTTIAAHLTNLDSGDVVASSGIMNPQIRFGEDLMSRVSYAMMNPGGDAEMTAAVREAISTLASEIAREAGIDPALILETVFVCNPVMHHLLLGIDPVELGQAPFALATSSALNLTAADLGLTTLPASAQVYILPCIAGHVGADAAAVALSEQPGKSEDLVLIVDVGTNAEILLGDKTRVLACSSPTGPAFEGAQISSGQRAAAGAIEAVRIDPETKEPRFRIIGSKFWSDERGFAKAVARSGITGICGSGIIEAVAEMRMAGVLDASGLIGSAEQTGSARCIAEGRTHAYVLHDGRATGGPLITVTQGDIRAIQLAKSALYAGARLLMDTRGVDKVDRVVLAGAFGAHISPLHAMVLGMIPDVPLDKVTSAGNAAGTGARIALCNLAARRQIEADVGAITKVETAIEPRFQEHFVAANAIPHATDPFPELAREVTLPQVGFKKGDEGGGRRRRRRA
- a CDS encoding CaiB/BaiF CoA transferase family protein, with protein sequence MSLPLAGVTIVDFSRILSGPYATMILADLGAVVIKVERPGRGDGARALPPLKDGKSGFFAAINRGKRSIALDLEAEADRSLLDRLLDRADVLVENFRPGVMARHGLDWEALRPRLPRLIYASVSGYGQTGPDAKRPAYDAVVQARGGLMGLTGTADAPARAGSSVGDLAGGMFLVQGILAALYDREKTGRGRRVDIGLLDAQLALMEQAVPQTALGPAPQASGTRHPALAPCEAVAASDGPFMLAAGTDAQFERLCLALQLPLAEDPRFADNAARLAHVRLLKRLIEAATLEHPRSHWLSRLTAAGVPCAPIQSMEQVMKDPQLLSRNMIVDVLDRYGRASFKAAGNPIKMSEMEDRPARPAAPELDGNRADILRWLGAD
- the speB gene encoding agmatinase, whose translation is MAHGYQTGRLDLPFTGICTFAKRPHVQDWSALEADVAVLGAPFDAGTQWRAGARFGPRSVREASTLFSFGHAGAYDHEDDVTYLGPELRIVDMGDADIVHTDTLASHANIRVGVEAALKAGALPVVIGGDHSVNIPCLEAYEGHAPFHLLQIDAHLDFVDERHGVTRGHGNPMRRAAEKPWISGLTQVGIRNVSSTAKEGYDDARAMGSDILSVRQARGLGADGVAARVPKGAPVYITIDIDGFCPSIAPGTGTPSHGGFLYYEVLEILQIVAREHEIVGIDLVEVAPDYDPTGSTAILAAQLLMNLLGFVFHARSMR
- the gap gene encoding type I glyceraldehyde-3-phosphate dehydrogenase, encoding MTVKVAINGFGRIGRNVLRAIIESGRTDIEVIAINDLGPVETNAHLLQFDSVHGRFPVEVKVDGDTIDVGRGPIKITAIRDPKELPWGDVDVALECTGIFTAREKAALHLENGSKRVLVSAPASGADKTIVFGVNDSALTSDDVVVSNASCTTNCLSPVAKVLNDAIGIEKGFMTTIHSYTGDQPTLDTMHKDLYRARAAAMSMIPTSTGAAKAVGLVLPELNGKLDGVAIRVPTPNVSVVDLVFEAKKSTTVEEINDAIRTAANGPLKGVLGYTDKKLVSSDFNHDSHSSVFHTDQTKVMEGSMCRILTWYDNEWGFSNRMGDTAVAIGKLI
- a CDS encoding PepSY domain-containing protein, which translates into the protein MTKILAAALAALTLTAPAMASPDVDADTAAKVREKLTAEGYEVRRIDNEDGMIEVYALKDGARLELYLDAELNVVRSKTDD
- a CDS encoding YqaA family protein; this encodes MLRRLYDWTMSLADHPRALWALAAVSFIEASVFPIPPDVLMIPMVLAAPRRAWLIALVATVSSVLGGLAGYGIGHFFFEGLGRPILETLGKADHMEAFNARFNGVGFWAVLIAGVTPFPFKVITIMSGWTAMPLGTFVVTAIVARAIRFFIVAGLLWGFGAPVRDFIERRLGLVFTLFVLLLLGGFYLVRYL